The Candidatus Effluviviaceae Genus I sp. genome segment GATGCGCGCGACGTGGTCGGCCATCTCGTCGGCGGTCGCGGCGGCAAACAGGTCGCGCAGCCCGCCCGTCACGCCGACGCCCCGGAACGCCGTCGTCATCTCGTCGCCCTCGCCGGCGACGGCGCCCACGGCGAACTCCGCCTTCGTGTCCTCGATGTGCGCGTCCGCGCCGTCCGTGGAGACGATCCACTTGCGGTCCACGATCTCCGAGTACCGCGCCGAGGCGGACCTGATCGCCGCGGACGACGCGCGGATGCGCGCCTCCGCCCCGACCGCGAGCGCCGTCTTCTCCTCGGTCGAGCGCGCGGCGAGATCGGCGGCGTCGCCGGTCCGGAAGTCGCCGACGGCCAGCGCGCAGTCCTGAAGGCGCGCGACGCGCCTCGACCGCCCGGCGGACGACGCGCGCGCGGCGGCGACCGCGTCGTGCGCGGCGCGCGCGACGTCCGCGCGCTCGAACGACGCGGCGCTCGAGAACCCCCAGGTGCCGTCCACGAGCACGCGCGCGCCGACGCCACTCACCGTTCGGAAAGCGGCCGACTCGACGACGCCCTTCCGCACGAGCACGGACAGCGCCCGCCGCTCGTGCGCGCGGAGCTCGAGCCAGCCCGCGTGGTTCGCCACAATGTCCTGCAGGACGTCCCGCATGCCACACTCCCGCTCGCCGAGCGCCGCCCGCGCGCCCGGCCCGGCCTCGCGCTCGGCTCCTCGCCCGCGCGTCACCTCTCGCCGACGAACACCCGCCCCGAGAGCGGGGGGAGCGTGACGGCGAGCGTCCCGTCCGCGCCGACCTCGACGCGCTCGCCGCTCAGGGCGTCTTCGAACGCCGCCGGCCGCCCGCCGCCCTCGACCGGCACGGCCACGGTGGCATGCTCGCCGCCCGCGTTCAGCACGACGACGGCCTGCTCCCCTTCGTGTGCCCTCCGGTAGGCGTACACGCGTCCCTCCGCGAGAAGCGTCTCGAACGAGCCGTGCGCGAAACAGGCGTGCCCGCGCCTCACGGCCGCGAGCCGTCGCACGAGGTCGCGCACCTCGACGCGGCCGCCTTCCTCCCGCCAGGTCCAGCGGAACGGCCGCCTGCAGTCCGGGTCGCCTCCCCCCTCCATCGCGATCTCGTCGCCGTAGTAGATGGTCGGCGC includes the following:
- a CDS encoding TldD/PmbA family protein, whose translation is MRDVLQDIVANHAGWLELRAHERRALSVLVRKGVVESAAFRTVSGVGARVLVDGTWGFSSAASFERADVARAAHDAVAAARASSAGRSRRVARLQDCALAVGDFRTGDAADLAARSTEEKTALAVGAEARIRASSAAIRSASARYSEIVDRKWIVSTDGADAHIEDTKAEFAVGAVAGEGDEMTTAFRGVGVTGGLRDLFAAATADEMADHVARI